In Thermococcus sp., one genomic interval encodes:
- a CDS encoding DUF3213 domain-containing protein has translation MTETVLEKAILRIDLKFGNINPQTAQIKQYELEKDMRVWRIFLNGYAKNGFVVFDEEALSKDEVLNALKDLAPEIKSMRRLTVADLVEESMSWNGILGKMKS, from the coding sequence ATGACCGAGACCGTCCTTGAGAAGGCCATCCTTAGGATTGACCTCAAGTTCGGGAACATCAACCCTCAGACCGCCCAGATAAAACAGTACGAGCTTGAAAAGGACATGAGGGTCTGGAGAATCTTCCTCAACGGCTACGCCAAGAACGGATTTGTGGTGTTCGACGAGGAAGCCCTATCAAAGGACGAGGTCCTGAATGCCCTCAAGGATCTCGCCCCTGAGATAAAGTCAATGAGGAGACTCACCGTGGCCGATCTCGTTGAGGAAAGTATGAGCTGGAACGGAATCCTTGGAAAAATGAAATCTTAA
- a CDS encoding DUF2139 domain-containing protein — protein sequence MLLRDYRFRQGYGPEWGSGGVFGLRYHNGTLYFTLAFEAEAHFVDVRSNEEKTYDFTLVGNGPTSGGDTYNAVSAVDEFIYFGGWVHAPAVYRKDRKILFHNKYSHVHAYDTEEGSVKLLWKDSIHHETNWAGEISEILYDPAEDRLLLAREDGHANLGIYSLDRRSGKAEPLLHEPSPKGTLVHDTAFFGIGKNFREGVRKFGALDLITGKWEFFIPGESADGRPYTRPGLGAMASAYNRAFAFVRGGILAGNPFMAEEFTFYRLFDFHTFYAPFRVNAVNVGGGILTAFNAHHDAAYRPDSKDAGMGWITTNTIVGPSVLVYIAPPMVRIVGTFGARVTSVEKMDGKLLVATNSTPNTGSTEATPFDTGNRDVVILSEKALEERPPAVTFSFPLAPQCGDKKSGTGAFGGVPLDGYPEPRAIFYLSRDNRLTVYEYDLSLPPMPPVQEEFELRAGKNILDLSSFSGIVSFELEREDEKGKVRIELR from the coding sequence ATGCTTCTGAGAGATTACCGCTTCCGGCAGGGGTACGGCCCCGAGTGGGGTAGCGGAGGGGTATTCGGACTGAGGTACCACAACGGAACGCTTTACTTCACCCTCGCTTTCGAGGCGGAGGCCCACTTCGTGGACGTGAGATCCAACGAGGAGAAGACCTACGACTTCACCTTAGTTGGTAACGGCCCAACCAGCGGCGGCGATACGTACAACGCGGTTTCTGCCGTCGATGAATTCATCTACTTCGGTGGCTGGGTCCATGCCCCGGCTGTCTACAGGAAAGACCGGAAAATACTCTTTCACAACAAGTACTCGCACGTGCATGCCTACGACACCGAAGAAGGGTCGGTAAAGCTCCTCTGGAAGGACTCCATCCACCACGAAACGAACTGGGCAGGGGAGATAAGCGAAATACTCTATGACCCAGCCGAGGACAGACTCCTGCTAGCGAGGGAGGACGGACACGCAAACCTCGGGATTTACTCCCTCGACAGGAGAAGTGGAAAGGCCGAACCGCTCCTCCACGAACCCTCACCGAAGGGAACCCTCGTCCACGACACCGCCTTCTTCGGAATCGGTAAGAACTTCAGGGAGGGGGTGCGAAAGTTCGGGGCGCTCGACCTGATAACCGGAAAATGGGAGTTCTTCATCCCCGGCGAGAGCGCCGACGGAAGGCCGTACACAAGACCGGGACTGGGGGCAATGGCCTCGGCTTACAACCGCGCTTTTGCCTTCGTTCGTGGGGGTATCCTGGCAGGCAATCCGTTTATGGCGGAGGAGTTCACATTCTACCGTTTATTTGACTTCCACACTTTCTACGCACCCTTCAGGGTAAACGCGGTGAACGTCGGTGGTGGCATACTAACGGCCTTCAACGCCCACCATGACGCCGCTTACAGGCCGGACTCGAAAGATGCGGGCATGGGCTGGATCACCACAAACACGATCGTTGGGCCCAGCGTTCTGGTGTACATCGCCCCGCCTATGGTCAGGATAGTGGGGACGTTCGGAGCAAGGGTTACGAGCGTTGAGAAGATGGACGGAAAACTGCTCGTGGCCACCAACAGCACTCCCAACACCGGATCAACTGAAGCCACGCCCTTCGACACGGGTAACAGGGACGTGGTCATCCTCAGCGAAAAAGCACTGGAGGAACGGCCGCCGGCAGTGACCTTCTCCTTCCCCCTCGCACCCCAGTGCGGGGACAAAAAGTCTGGCACGGGGGCTTTCGGCGGGGTACCTCTCGACGGATACCCAGAGCCCAGGGCGATCTTCTACCTGAGCAGGGACAACAGACTCACGGTCTATGAATATGACCTCTCGCTCCCTCCCATGCCCCCTGTACAGGAAGAATTCGAGCTCAGGGCGGGCAAGAACATCCTTGACCTCAGCTCGTTCAGCGGGATTGTAAGCTTTGAGCTTGAAAGGGAGGATGAAAAGGGGAAAGTGAGAATAGAGCTTCGCTGA
- a CDS encoding IS607 family transposase — translation MRLYRTGEVAKKLGVSKMTVLRWIKSGKLKAHRIGKEYRVPESEILRILEGKLPDKVIIYARVSSRDQKEDLERQVEYLKHYCSSKGYQVAKIITDVSSGLNENRRGLKQLFKLVESGEVTKVVITYRDRLTRIGFKYLEQYFNSHGVEIEVIFDDEEKTPEKELVEDLLAIVTSFAGKLYGMRSHKKKRLIEVVKNVLRDD, via the coding sequence GTGCGACTTTATCGGACTGGTGAAGTCGCCAAGAAACTTGGAGTTTCAAAGATGACAGTTCTGAGATGGATTAAATCAGGCAAGCTGAAAGCCCACAGAATTGGAAAAGAATACCGGGTTCCAGAGAGTGAAATCCTGAGAATTCTCGAAGGAAAACTTCCAGATAAAGTCATAATTTATGCGAGAGTCTCAAGCCGAGACCAGAAAGAGGACTTAGAAAGACAGGTTGAATACCTCAAACACTACTGCTCCTCAAAAGGATACCAAGTGGCAAAAATCATAACTGACGTCTCTTCAGGCCTAAACGAGAACAGGAGAGGATTAAAACAGCTCTTCAAACTCGTCGAAAGCGGAGAAGTTACAAAAGTCGTCATAACTTACCGAGACAGGCTTACTCGCATCGGCTTCAAATACCTCGAACAATACTTCAACTCTCACGGCGTTGAAATCGAAGTTATCTTCGATGACGAGGAGAAAACACCGGAGAAAGAACTCGTTGAGGACTTGTTGGCAATAGTAACTTCCTTTGCTGGAAAACTCTACGGAATGCGCTCTCATAAGAAAAAACGTCTCATTGAGGTGGTAAAGAATGTCCTTAGAGACGATTAA